A region of Fibrobacter sp. UWP2 DNA encodes the following proteins:
- a CDS encoding MBL fold metallo-hydrolase codes for MEIQQITVNPFGVNCYVLSNSKKEAILIDPSVSNARERDALKSYIDGNNLKVCHVVNTHLHLDHVLGNAFAERVFGVKAEAHEDDAFLLDLQEEQSDMFGLPVEEPAGPLGGYLAEGDTVEITGVQLQVLHIPGHSPGGIALYCDHPEEASAPGSAKKMPPVLFSGDILFNGGRGRTDLFGGNEEDLVSGIQKKLFSLPEKTVVFPGHGPSTTIGNEKMWF; via the coding sequence ATGGAAATCCAGCAAATCACCGTAAACCCCTTTGGCGTCAACTGTTACGTGCTCAGCAACAGCAAAAAAGAGGCCATTTTGATTGACCCCAGCGTCTCGAACGCTCGCGAGCGCGACGCCCTCAAAAGCTACATCGACGGCAACAACCTCAAGGTTTGCCACGTGGTGAACACCCACCTGCACCTGGATCACGTGCTGGGCAACGCCTTTGCGGAGCGCGTTTTTGGCGTCAAGGCAGAAGCCCACGAAGACGACGCCTTTTTGCTGGACCTGCAAGAGGAACAAAGCGACATGTTCGGCCTCCCCGTCGAAGAGCCCGCAGGCCCGCTGGGCGGCTACCTCGCCGAGGGCGACACCGTCGAAATAACGGGTGTCCAACTGCAGGTTTTGCACATCCCGGGGCACTCACCGGGGGGCATCGCCCTTTACTGCGACCACCCCGAAGAGGCTAGTGCGCCAGGTTCCGCGAAAAAAATGCCCCCAGTCCTATTCTCGGGCGACATTCTCTTTAACGGCGGCCGCGGCAGGACCGACCTCTTTGGCGGCAACGAAGAGGACCTCGTCTCCGGAATCCAAAAAAAACTGTTCTCCCTCCCCGAAAAAACGGTCGTTTTCCCCGGTCACGGCCCGTCGACCACCATCGGCAACGAAAAAATGTGGTTCTAG